A region from the Aegilops tauschii subsp. strangulata cultivar AL8/78 chromosome 5, Aet v6.0, whole genome shotgun sequence genome encodes:
- the LOC109774362 gene encoding PTI1-like tyrosine-protein kinase 3 codes for MRRWFCCSQFHASYREHEHEFPSSPDEKEGNGFDSKSDPTKTPPPIEIPELSLDELKEKTDNFGSKALIGEGSYGRVYYAILDSGKHLAVKKLDTSADPEPDNEFLTQLSIVSRLKHENFVEMLGYCVEGNQRLVAYEFATMGSLHDILHGRKGVPGAQPGPALDWMQRVKIAIDAAKGLAYLHEKVQPSIVHRDIRSSNVLLFEDYRAKVADFNLSNQSPDMAARLHSTRVLGTFGYHAPEYAMTGQLTQKSDVYSFGVVLLELLTGRKPVDHTMPRGQQSLVTWATPRLTEDTVKQCIDPRLKGECPPKGVAKLAAVAALCVQYESEFRPSMSIVVKALSPLLQQKPQAPPAAAPNTTTSDA; via the exons GAAATGGTTTTGATTCCAAAAGTGATCCAACAAAAACACCTCCTCCCATTGAAATACCTGAATTGTCACTTGATGAACTGAAAGAAAAGACCGACAACTTTGGGTCAAAAGCTTTGATCGGTGAAGGATCGTACGGGAGAGTGTATTATGCTATTCTAGACAGCGGGAAACATCTTGCTGTTAAAAAGCTTGATACCTCAGCAGACCCTGAGCCTGATAACGAATTTCTGACACAG CTCTCGATTGTGTCGAGATTAAAGCATGAAAATTTTGTGGAAATGCTTGGCTACTGTGTGGAAGGAAATCAACGTCTGGTGGCCTATGAATTTGCTACGATGGGTTCTCTACATGATATTTTGCATG GAAGAAAAGGTGTCCCTGGTGCACAGCCTGGCCCAGCACTTGACTGGATGCAGCGAGTCAAAATTGCTATAGATGCTGCTAAAGGGCTAGCATATCTTCATGAGAAGGTTCAACCTTCGATAGTCCATCGGGACATACGGTCTAGCAATGTACTTCTATTTGAGGACTACAGAGCGAAAGTTGCAGATTTTAATCTTTCAAACCAGTCTCCTGATATGGCTGCTCGTTTGCATTCCACCCGTGTCCTTGGAACCTTCGGCTATCATGCTCCTGA GTATGCCATGACTGGCCAGCTAACTCAGAAAAGTGATGTATATAGCTTTGGAGTTGTTCTTTTAGAGCTTCTAACAGGAAGGAAACCAGTAGATCATACAATGCCTAGAGGCCAGCAGAGTCTGGTTACATGG GCGACACCTCGCTTGACTGAGGATACAGTGAAACAATGTATCGACCCAAGGTTGAAGGGCGAGTGTCCCCCAAAAGGCGTTGCCAAG CTTGCGGCAGTGGCAGCCCTCTGCGTGCAGTACGAATCGGAGTTCAGACCCAGCATGAGCATCGTCGTCAAGGCGCTCTCGCCCCTTCTTCAGCAGAAACCTCAAGCTCCACCGGCCGCTGCTCCTAACACAACGACTTCAGATGCCTGA
- the LOC109774361 gene encoding U11/U12 small nuclear ribonucleoprotein 35 kDa protein — translation MRVGVGGSAGVVFYADKYHPIQAGSIDGTDVAPHDNAVLRALLCSTAGLYDPFGDPKAAGDPYCTVFVGHLSRLTDDDTVRKAMGRYGKVKSMRLVRDIVTGASRGYAFVEYETDKEMHRAYEDAHHSIIDGSEVIVDYYRQQLMPGWIPRRLGGGLGGKKESGQLRFGGRERPFRAPLRPIPHDELKKLGIPPPPEGRYMTRFEVPPPPRRKGGNVDREESPPPRRISKDRADGTYRRQRSPTEDEGSPRRRKSSHDHREDTQRRIRSSREASTYSRQRSPTGDGGDHHKQKSHREQGDISSYDRHVSPAEDDGGHHRKRRRSREPGDIRRSHSGRRSPTEDDAGRRKRRKSREPGDSSRHSRHRSPAEDNNSGHRKQRRSREPGEVSPGTEDGSVRRGGTSTEACPSPRRRSHREQR, via the exons atGAGGGTCGGCGTCGGCGGGAGCGCGGGCGTGGTGTTCTACGCGGACAAGTACCACCCGATCCAGGCGGGCAGCATCGACGGCACGGACGTCGCCCCCCACGACAACGCCGTCCTCCGCGCCCTCCTCTGCTCCACCGCCGGCCTCT ATGATCCGTTCGGGGACCCCAAGGCCGCCGGCGACCCCTACTGCACGGTCTTCGTCGGGCACCTCTCCCGCCTCACCGACGACGACACGGTCCGGAAG GCCATGGGCAGGTACGGGAAAGTGAAGAGCATGCGGCTGGTGCGGGATATTG TTACTGGTGCTTCCCGCGGTTATGCGTTTGTAGAGTATGAAACAGACAAAGAGATGCACCGTGCCTATGAG GATGCACACCATTCCATTATTGATGGCAGTGAAGTGATCGTAGACTACTATAGGCAGCAACTTATGCCTGGATGGATACCAAGGAGGCTAG GAGGAGGACTTGGAGGAAAGAAGGAGTCTGGCCAGCTTCGATTTGGAGGTCGAGAGAGGCCATTTCGTGCTCCCTT GCGGCCTATTCCTCATGATGAACTCAAAAAGCTCGGGATCCCACCGCCGCCTGAGGGGCGGTATATGACACGTTTTGAG GTTCCCCCACCACCTAGACGAAAAGGAGGCAATGTTGACAGGGAAGAGTCGCCACCTCCTAGGAGAATATCCAAGGACAGGGCTGATGGCACCTACAGAAGGCAGAGAAGTCCAACTGAAGACGAAGGCAGCCCGCGCAGGCGCAAAAGTAGCCATGACCACAGGGAAGATACGCAAAGGAGGATAAGGTCATCTAGGGAGGCAAGCACCTACAGCAGGCAGAGAAGCCCAACTGGAGACGGCGGCGACCATCACAAGCAAAAAAGCCACCGAGAGCAGGGCGATATCAGCAGCTATGATAGGCATGTAAGCCCAGCCGAAGACGACGGCGGTCATCACCGCAAGCGAAGAAGAAGCCGAGAGCCTGGGGATATCAGGAGGAGCCACAGTGGGCGGAGAAGCCCAACTGAAGACGACGCAGGTCGCCGCAAGCGAAGAAAAAGCCGAGAGCCTGGAGATAGCAGCAGACACAGCAGGCACAGAAGCCCAGCTGAAGACAACAACAGCGGTCATCGCAAGCAGAGGAGGAGCCGAGAGCCAGGAGAGGTGTCGCCTGGCACGGAGGATGGCAGTGTCAGAAGAGGAGGAACCTCCACCGAGGCCTGCCCCAGCCCGCGTCGACGATCTCATCGGGAGCAGAGGTAG
- the LOC109774366 gene encoding uncharacterized protein, whose product MAAGDVATVFLEMSLGTRLAVSFPAPSTTVADLKRRVSHEHAACFPHLGQIAVQSIKIEHGGSWFHLADSMAVRDAFLFQGINERWHLQVDASPQVDQGMVTQQGHSGGADSANHSAPAPGRGHGCGGSSSRRCGKASSSDEMLPDQAEVEVEAEREQPLTGKGEGSSNGAEQDREQGAWGRRLRPRTQAGKTPITLSSGSSSESEEMDTNTVGGGSSSSSESEEMDNNTVDAPAPQFVVELKKCHFVKQNGQYLNVPMEFGVVHRYTEKKKVLLRMGGESWAVNLKHGLTPTGRPRTSLRYGWQQFRVDNRLRVGETCFFRALPGDDDGDHHVLKVEVRRLDGSYAT is encoded by the exons ATGGCCGCCGGAGACGTCGCGACGGTGTTCCTCGAGATGAGCCTCGGCACCCGCCTCGCCGTCTCCTTCCCCGCCCCGTCCACCACCGTCGCCGACCTCAAGC GCAGAGTGAGCCATGAGCACGCCGCATGTTTCCCCCACCTTGGCCAGATCGCCGTCCAATCCATCAAG ATCGAGCACGGAGGGTCGTGGTTCCACCTCGCCGACTCCATGGCCGTCCGGGACGCTTTCCTGTTCCAAGGGATCAACGAACGCTGGCACCTGCAGGTGGACGCATCTCCGCAAGTTGACCAAGGGATGGTCACCCAGCAGGGGCACAGCGGCGGCGCAGACTCTGCAAATCACTCTGCACCTGCGCCTGGTCGTGGCCATGGATGCGGGGGGTCGTCGAGCAGGAGGTGCGGCAAGGCATCAAGCTCTGATGAGATGCTGCCTGATCAGGCTGAAGTTGAAGTTGAAGCTGAAAGGGAGCAACCATTGACAGGCAAGGGCGAAGGAAGCAGCAACGGGGCAGAACAAGACAGAGAGCAGGGGGCATGGGGAAGAAGGCTGCGGCCGAGGACTCAAGCTGGTAAAACACCAATTACTTTGTCAAGCGGCAGCAGCTCAGAGTCGGAGGAAATGGACACCAACACCgtcggcggcggcagcagcagcagctcggAGTCGGAGGAGATGGACAACAACACCGTCGACGCGCCGGCGCCGCAGTTCGTCGTCGAGCTCAAGAAATGCCACTTTGTGAAGCAGAATGGGCAGTACCTG AACGTGCCCATGGAGTTCGGCGTTGTGCACCGGTACACCGAGAAGAAGAAGGTGCTGCTGCGGATGGGGGGCGAGTCGTGGGCCGTCAACCTCAAGCACGGCCTCACGCCCACCGGCAGGCCCCGCACGTCCCTCCGGTACGGGTGGCAGCAGTTCCGCGTCGACAACCGCCTCCGCGTGGGCGAGACCTGCTTCTTCCGAGCCCTCCCCGGGGACGACGACGGCGACCACCATGTGCTCAAGGTGGAGGTGCGCAGGCTAGACGGCAGCTACGCAACCTGA